ACCAGAAGCAGGCGGTGCTGACCGTGATACGGGGCAATCGGGCTGATCTGGGGCATAACAAGCCCATCGGCCAGGAGATCCTGGTCGGCCGCGCCCGGGAGTGCGGCCTGGTACTGACGGACATGATGGTGTCTTCGCGCCATGCCCGCATCACGCGGCAGGCGGAGGGCCGCTATGGGCTGGAAGATCTCGGCTCGACCAACGGCACCCGGGTCAACGGCCAGCCGCTGGCCGGGGTCAGGGAACTGGTCGAGGGGGACAAGATCTACCTGGGCCAGGCGGTGCTGCGCTTTTCCATGGTGGACGCCATGGACCTCGGCTATCACGATGAGCTGTCGCAGCTGGCGCGCGTCGATCCCCTGACGGGGCTCGACAGCAAGCGCTGCTTCGACGATGCCCTCGCCGTCGCCTTGCAGCATGCTCTGCAGCAGGGGGGGCCGCTGTCGGTGCTGATGATGGACATGGACGGTATCAAACCCATCAACGACACCCATGGGCACCTGTTCGGGGAGTACGCCATCGCCCAGACCGGCCGCCTGATCGCCCGGGTGCTGGGCGAGCAGGGGCGGGCCTGCCGCTTCGGCGGCGACGAGTTTACCGCCATGCTGCCCGGTTATGACAAGGCCGCCGCCGTACAGGTGGCCGAGGAGATCCGCCGGCTGTTGCAGGAAGCGGGTCTGGAAAAGAATGGTATCGCGCTGCAGCCGACCATCTCCATCGGTGTCGCCAGCTGCCCCGAAGACGGCGACACCTTGCTGGCGCTGGTAGAGGCGGCGGATCAGGCCCTCTACCGCTCCAAGCGGGCGGGCAAGAACCGGGTGAGCGTCTGAGACTGGCGGCCGCCTGAATCGGCTCGCGCCTGTATGAAAGGGAAACGGACATGCCTGCTGCCCAGCGTCTGCCCTTTCGTTACCTCGAACCGGCTTTTTTCGCCGGCCTGCTCGACGATCCCCTGCTGTGGGTGCGTATTCGCCCGCTGGGGCGGGCGCTGCTCTTTGACTGCGGCCAGCTCGCCCACCTGGCCAAGCGGGTGGTCAAGCCCATCGATACGGTCTTCGTCAGCCACGCCCACATGGACCACCTCATGGGGCTGCCGACCCTGGTGCGCCACCATCACGCCTCTCCCAAAGCTCTCGACCTCTATGGACCGGCCGGCATGGCCGAGCGGGTCTACCATCAGCTCAGCGGCTACGACTGGAACCTGTGCGAACCGACCTGGTGCACCCTGCGCGTGCACGAGGTTCATCCCGCCGAAATCCATCACTATCGTTTCAGTGGCCCGCAGGGTTTCCGTCGTCACAGCGACGGGGTCTCCCGTCGCGACGGTCCGGTTATCTGGTCTTGTCGTTATGCCCGGGTGAGCGCCGTCATTCTCGATCATCGCCTGCCGGTGCTCGCCTTCCGCCTGGAGGAAAGATCGCCCTTTGCTCTCGACCGGCAGAAACTGGCGGCGCAGGGGCTGGTGCAGGGGCCGTGGATCAGGGAGCTCAAGCACCGCGTCTGGCAGGGGGAGGGGGAAGGGACGCTGCCGGTGTGGCAGCGCCAGGGGGAGGCTGTCGTGAGCGCCCCGCGTGAAGCGAGGCCCTTGTACGAATCGATCCGCCTGGAACAGCGCACGGAAGCGGTCGGCTATCTCACCGATGTCGGCTGGACGATGGCGAACCGCGCCCGCATCCTGGCTTTTTTCAACGACCTCACCCTGCTCTGTGCCGACTGCGCCTTTCTGGCCGAGGATGTGGCCAAGGCCCGGCAGTCCTATCACCTGTCTACCCGCGACCTGAACGAGCTGGCCCAGCGTCTGGCCCCGCGCTTTCTGCTGCCCACGCACCTTTCCAAGAGCTATCTGCGCCGCTGGGAGGAACTCTACCGGGAACTGCAGCCCCCCGCGGCCACGACGGTGCTGCCGCTCCCCCCGCATGTGGTGCCGCCGCCCCTGCAGGTGGAGGCGGGGAGGCGCTGGCTGCGGCCATGACCGGGGCGAGACGGCCGGTTGGCAAGGGGGTTTTGCCTGCTATGCTTTCAGGGCGTTCGTCTCTTTAGGGCCGGACGGTCAAATTACGGCAGGAGGAGGTGCTTATGAAAAAAATAGGGGTAATTCTGGCGATGCTGATTTTAGGCGGCGCCGTGGCGGCCGGGGCGGGCGAAAAGCTGGCGCCGGCGCCCAACGGCATCGAGGTGCCGGAAGGCTATCGGGATTGGCGAGTCATTGCCGTTTCGCACCGCACGGACAACCAGTCGCTGCGGGTGATTCTGGGCAACGACGTGGCCATCGCGGCGGCGCAGGCAGGGCAGACCAATCCCTGGCCGGACGGCGCCATGCTGGGCAAGATCGTATGGAAGGATGCGACCCACGCCCTGTGGCCGGCCGCCCAGGTCCCCGGCGAGCTGCTGCATACCGAGTTCATGATCAAGGACAGCGGGCGTTTTGCCGCTACCCACGGCTGGGGCTTCGCCCGCTGGCGCGGTCCGGAGCAGGTGCCCTACGGCCAGGACGCCTCCTTCGTGCAGGAGTGCATCGGCTGCCACACCCCGGCCAAGGATAACGACTACGTCTTTACCCACCCGGCCCGGTGGCCCAAGCTCCCCTGAGGCGACAGGAAGGCCACATTGCTCTTGCCTTACGGAGGACGATGGCCTAGTGTCAGGGGTCTATGACATCCTCTGCTTCCCCTTTTCATCCATCGACGCGTCTGGTGACAGCCCTGGTCCTTTTCAGCGTACTCGCCACGGGTATTGGCCAGTCGATGACCTTTGCCCTGCTGGCGCCCCTCGGTCGCGAGGTCGGTCTTAAGGAAATCCAGATCGGCCTGATTATCACCAGTTCTTCCCTGGTTTTTACCCTGACCAGTCCCCTCTGGGGGCGTACCTGCGACCGTTGGGGGCGTAAGCCGGTTTTGCTGGTCGGCCAGTTCGGCTACGTCCTTGGCTCCCTGCTTTTTGCGACGGTCTTCCTTTTCGGGCTGAAGGGGGCCTTAAGCGGTTTGCTGCTCTATGTTCTGGCCATCTCCTCGCGGGTTCTCATGGCGTCCCTCATCTCGGCGGCGCCCAGCGCGGCCTCGGCCTATGTGGCGGATACCACCACCGACAGGCAGCGGGTGGTGGGAATGGGGCGGCTGGGAGCGGCCCGCACCCTGGGGACGATTCTGGGTCCGGGTATGGCCGGCGCTTTGGCCGCCATCGGTTTGCTGGCGCCGTTGTATGTCGCCGCTGCCGGCGCGCTGGTCAGTTCCGTGCTGCTCGCACTGGTCATGAAGGAACCGACCCGCAGTGCCCATCGGTCGGGGAGACCGCCTCGCCTGCGGCTCTTTGATCGACGCTATTTCCCTTTCATGGTTGTCGGGGTCGGCACCTTTCTCTCCTTTTCCATGGTCAGCCAGACCATCGGCTTCTATTTTCAGGATCGCTTTGTCCTCGACGGCCAGACCACGGCGCAGGCCATCGGCATGGGCATGATGGTGTCGGCTTCCATGTCGCTCTTCGCCCAATCTTTTCTGGTCCGCCGCGCGGGCATGACTCCCCGGCGCCTGATCAAGGTGGGTTTGCCTCTTCTGCTGGTTGGCTATCCTTCCCTCCTTCTGGCGGGCAGTGTGCCCATGCTGGTGGGGCTGATGGGGATTCTCGGCCTGGGATTGGGACTGGTCGCTCCCGGCTTCACGGCCGGTGCCTCCTTGTCCGTGGGCCCGGAAGAGCAGGGTGCCGTCGGTGGCCTGGTCTCCGCCTGCCCGG
The sequence above is a segment of the Desulfuromonas sp. KJ2020 genome. Coding sequences within it:
- a CDS encoding cytochrome P460 family protein; this encodes MKKIGVILAMLILGGAVAAGAGEKLAPAPNGIEVPEGYRDWRVIAVSHRTDNQSLRVILGNDVAIAAAQAGQTNPWPDGAMLGKIVWKDATHALWPAAQVPGELLHTEFMIKDSGRFAATHGWGFARWRGPEQVPYGQDASFVQECIGCHTPAKDNDYVFTHPARWPKLP
- a CDS encoding MFS transporter, with translation MTSSASPFHPSTRLVTALVLFSVLATGIGQSMTFALLAPLGREVGLKEIQIGLIITSSSLVFTLTSPLWGRTCDRWGRKPVLLVGQFGYVLGSLLFATVFLFGLKGALSGLLLYVLAISSRVLMASLISAAPSAASAYVADTTTDRQRVVGMGRLGAARTLGTILGPGMAGALAAIGLLAPLYVAAAGALVSSVLLALVMKEPTRSAHRSGRPPRLRLFDRRYFPFMVVGVGTFLSFSMVSQTIGFYFQDRFVLDGQTTAQAIGMGMMVSASMSLFAQSFLVRRAGMTPRRLIKVGLPLLLVGYPSLLLAGSVPMLVGLMGILGLGLGLVAPGFTAGASLSVGPEEQGAVGGLVSACPAAGFVAGPLIGTSLYQVNHVYPYLCACLLLVPLTLYAWRLDRPPGK
- a CDS encoding MBL fold metallo-hydrolase, with the translated sequence MPAAQRLPFRYLEPAFFAGLLDDPLLWVRIRPLGRALLFDCGQLAHLAKRVVKPIDTVFVSHAHMDHLMGLPTLVRHHHASPKALDLYGPAGMAERVYHQLSGYDWNLCEPTWCTLRVHEVHPAEIHHYRFSGPQGFRRHSDGVSRRDGPVIWSCRYARVSAVILDHRLPVLAFRLEERSPFALDRQKLAAQGLVQGPWIRELKHRVWQGEGEGTLPVWQRQGEAVVSAPREARPLYESIRLEQRTEAVGYLTDVGWTMANRARILAFFNDLTLLCADCAFLAEDVAKARQSYHLSTRDLNELAQRLAPRFLLPTHLSKSYLRRWEELYRELQPPAATTVLPLPPHVVPPPLQVEAGRRWLRP
- a CDS encoding GGDEF domain-containing protein, producing the protein MNNGNKDRARHSETMIFRPGELSAQAHQKQAVLTVIRGNRADLGHNKPIGQEILVGRARECGLVLTDMMVSSRHARITRQAEGRYGLEDLGSTNGTRVNGQPLAGVRELVEGDKIYLGQAVLRFSMVDAMDLGYHDELSQLARVDPLTGLDSKRCFDDALAVALQHALQQGGPLSVLMMDMDGIKPINDTHGHLFGEYAIAQTGRLIARVLGEQGRACRFGGDEFTAMLPGYDKAAAVQVAEEIRRLLQEAGLEKNGIALQPTISIGVASCPEDGDTLLALVEAADQALYRSKRAGKNRVSV